The genomic interval ACTTAAGTATATCtccaaatataatatatcattCAGTAGGCCAAAATGGCTGAAATGCTGAAGCTGTTTCTTTTCGTGGAGGTTGAGGGTTTCGGTGAGGTGGTGGGTGTGCTGGAGCCCACTGGCTGTGCGGGCACAGGACTAACTGGAGCGGCAGTTGGCACATATGTTGCTGGGTGCATGGGCAGCATCTGTGGCGGAACTCCACCGAAATAGGCAGCTGGAAAAGGAGCTCCACTGGGTCCATAGCTCAGAGGATGGCGCAGATAGACGGATGGCGACATAGAGCTGGCCACTGGATGAGTTGCACCATAGTAAGCGGGGGAAACACTGCCCGTTGAGTCCTGCTCAAAATCCTGGCGCTGTCGCTTCGCCTGCGGAGAATCGCAGCTGCTCACACTGGAGCCATCGTCCTCCGACTCCAGAGTGgagttgccgctgctgttcAGCTTCCTTTTGCAGCGGGATTGGCCCGACTCGCGGAAACCCTTTGCGAACGGATTGTTGTCGATCTTCAATTTGGTGATGCGATCGTTCTGCaagaaaaggagaaaatttataaattaatatggCCACATAAGTAATGCTACATACTAAATGCTTCAAATTAAACCCATGATTCAAATCTACTTTAAGTTATATACAAAATGATCTCTATTGTTTCTGTCTGTTGGAAATTTGATCTACGAGGCGTCAGTAAGTAGCCGTCGGCTGTGGGCCACTTGAGAAGTTCCACTGTGATCCCAGTCAGGAACCAACTCAAGTGGCTGGCGAGGCGACAAATTTGGAAATGCCTTAATTAGGCGACGACCCCCGCAGCGTCTTTGTCCCGTCGGACATGTCCTCAATGGATGGAAGATGAAAGGATGTTGTCTTTAACCCACCTGATATGCCGTGACAGCTACGAACTCCGTCTCCGGGAAAACGAACGCCTGCTGCGGAGCCCAGGGAAGTTGGGTGAGCTCGCTGCTGCGGATGATGTGCAGGCGTGGCTGGTACTTATGCATGCTGGCCAAAACGATCTGGAAATGGTAATGAAAACTGTAAATAACCCATTCAGAGGATTCAATGAGTGTGCTGAAACTTACATGTCCGCTGCTGTCCAGGGTATTGTTGGTCAGTTTAACCTTGTTGAAGAGCAGTGCCTGCGATTGCCAATGGGCACCGGTGGCCGGACTGTCCGGATGCAGATACATGCGCTGCGGACTCTGCGGCTCGGCTCCACCGGCCGGAACCCACTGGGAGCCGGAGAACTTGTAGCGGCAGTCGCCAATGGGCACCATCTCGAGGAGCACACAATAGctggcctcctcctccaggcCGCTGAGGGAGACGCGCATCGAGGGGAACATGCGTCTGCAAGGATGAAAAGAATGGGACTTGATTAAGTGGCCTGCCACGAACTGCATATAAATCAGGGATAGGAGCATCGCAAAAGAAGGCGTCGCCGCAGCATCTATTCTATTTTACTTCAATATCGCCTGTGATTTGTTGCCCCGGCTAACAAGTGTGTAATTATGGACCAAAAGTAGAGGGGCAGCGGGGAGTCTGCGTAGCGCATCGCATCGATTTAAAAGGTAACGCAAACAGATCTCGCCAGCCCAAAACAATATGCCACCGGCACATGATTAATTGTGCGGCAAATCGGTGGATCGTTGCTACATGGCGATGCAGGGGAGCAGGGGGATCAGCGGAGTGAAGGAGCTGGGGGAATCTGGCGCCAAGCAATTAGACAAAATCTGGGAGTCGCCCTAACGGCTTCC from Drosophila yakuba strain Tai18E2 chromosome 3L, Prin_Dyak_Tai18E2_2.1, whole genome shotgun sequence carries:
- the LOC6532622 gene encoding T-box transcription factor TBX6, translated to MLSMQELMDMRMQQQLAHEIYRQQIMQRIPDPFPSMLPFNMPHQQPHMMLPSRPTLPGVDAKLENNDLWQQFHKIGTEMIITKSGRRMFPSMRVSLSGLEEEASYCVLLEMVPIGDCRYKFSGSQWVPAGGAEPQSPQRMYLHPDSPATGAHWQSQALLFNKVKLTNNTLDSSGHIVLASMHKYQPRLHIIRSSELTQLPWAPQQAFVFPETEFVAVTAYQNDRITKLKIDNNPFAKGFRESGQSRCKRKLNSSGNSTLESEDDGSSVSSCDSPQAKRQRQDFEQDSTGSVSPAYYGATHPVASSMSPSVYLRHPLSYGPSGAPFPAAYFGGVPPQMLPMHPATYVPTAAPVSPVPAQPVGSSTPTTSPKPSTSTKRNSFSISAILAY